The Deltaproteobacteria bacterium region CCTTTTAACTCTAACCCCGCCCAAAGGACGGGGATTTCAAAGATTAATTAAACTTGCAACAGGCCTTTTCTTTTCAATTAACACCCTTCTTCCTGTGGATCACCCTGGCTATTGCCAGTCCCAGAAAGAAAAAGGTGAGAGCCAGGCCAAAAATCAATAGTCTGTTTTCTGCTGTGGCAGATGCCGTTCCGCCAAGAAGAACGAAGGAGACTAGCCCCGGTATAATGCCGATAAAGGTGCCGATAAAGAAATCGATGTGTTTCATGGAGGTGAGTCCGCAGCCATAATTAACGGCATCGAAAGGGAGATAGATGAGTCGCATGATAAGAACGGTTATTATGGCATTTTCACTGATTTTTTCCTCCCACTTTACTATCCAGCCATGCTCATGAGATTTGACCCAATCTCTGCCA contains the following coding sequences:
- a CDS encoding TVP38/TMEM64 family protein, with translation MTKHRKKIIFAILWLSLFALALYSWLQSEVPLKEIPNLLHLWMSDFGLFKSASIYIILYTIRPLILFPATLLTVASGLIFGPWLGILFTIIGENASANLAFVISRWFGRDWVKSHEHGWIVKWEEKISENAIITVLIMRLIYLPFDAVNYGCGLTSMKHIDFFIGTFIGIIPGLVSFVLLGGTASATAENRLLIFGLALTFFFLGLAIARVIHRKKGVN